A genomic region of Methanosarcina thermophila TM-1 contains the following coding sequences:
- a CDS encoding site-2 protease family protein has product MNREDRKKDRGKFNAEETVSRLYPFIVRVFDVYEIQNSGETLYFYGTPKVDAETLTGELWEPLQRFGFGCVLKYELGEYILQVSPEKKAKEKIWLNLVLFIATFFTTMVCGAWMFGVNLEEEPFQLFKGLSFTLAIMAVLGSHEMAHYAMARYHGMKASLPYFIPFPTFIGTMGAVIRYKGPVPSRKALFDVGVAGPLAGLFMSVAVTIIGLNLEMPAVEPLPGSMMFDLGMPPLFVFIQTLVGATGQNLHPVAFAGWVGMFVTLLNLLPAGQLDGGHILRAMMGKKAEKISFLMPRILFLTGIYVIYWLKEDGVIWIFWALLLWVFSAAGHPSPLHDKVELDKKRILLGIITFILGFLCFTLIPFKPIS; this is encoded by the coding sequence GTGTATGAGATCCAGAACTCCGGAGAAACCCTTTATTTCTACGGAACTCCTAAAGTCGATGCTGAGACTCTCACCGGGGAACTTTGGGAGCCTTTACAACGCTTTGGGTTCGGATGTGTGCTGAAGTACGAGCTTGGGGAGTATATACTGCAAGTCTCTCCTGAAAAGAAGGCAAAGGAAAAAATCTGGCTAAACCTTGTCCTTTTTATAGCGACCTTTTTTACAACTATGGTCTGTGGAGCCTGGATGTTTGGAGTGAACCTTGAAGAGGAACCTTTCCAGCTTTTCAAAGGATTATCTTTTACCCTTGCGATAATGGCGGTTCTCGGTTCCCATGAGATGGCTCACTATGCTATGGCAAGGTATCATGGAATGAAGGCATCCCTTCCGTATTTCATTCCTTTTCCCACTTTCATTGGCACTATGGGAGCGGTGATTCGCTACAAAGGACCTGTACCCAGCAGGAAAGCACTTTTCGATGTGGGAGTCGCGGGACCTCTGGCAGGTCTGTTTATGTCAGTTGCTGTTACTATTATAGGGCTTAACCTTGAGATGCCGGCAGTAGAACCCCTTCCTGGTTCTATGATGTTTGATCTTGGGATGCCCCCCCTTTTTGTATTTATCCAGACTCTTGTTGGAGCTACAGGGCAAAATCTGCATCCTGTAGCTTTTGCGGGTTGGGTAGGAATGTTTGTAACCCTACTTAACCTTCTTCCGGCAGGGCAGCTTGACGGCGGGCACATCCTCAGGGCAATGATGGGAAAAAAAGCTGAAAAAATCTCATTTCTTATGCCGCGTATCCTGTTCCTTACAGGGATTTATGTAATTTACTGGCTGAAAGAAGACGGTGTTATATGGATTTTCTGGGCTCTCCTCCTCTGGGTTTTTTCAGCAGCAGGGCATCCTTCCCCTCTGCATGACAAAGTAGAACTTGACAAAAAACGCATCCTTCTAGGGATCATTACCTTTATCCTGGGATTTCTTTGCTTTACCCTGATTCCCTTTAAACCGATTTCTTGA
- a CDS encoding TIGR04013 family B12-binding domain/radical SAM domain-containing protein codes for MDIHFRYNKKNSYSFAVLSPLLPEADFVDKPVNGIMIYSFTTRQAAKVFMEVKNAGTNSIFIAGGPHPSGAPEETLEYFDYVVIGEGEETLPELIKVIQERKNPGEVPGIAYRDRETGSVVITPKRAYANLDSYPCFDPAKLLAPIEISRGCPWGCKYCQTPRLFGREVRHRSIDSIVKNARHYSDLRFIASNAFGYGSDGIHPRFDKVEKLLSTLYKLPDKKIFFGTFPSEVRPEFVTDESVELVRTYCANNTLSLGAQSGSDRILKEIRRGHTVDDSISAVECCLEHEIIPAVDFIFGLPTETEEDQEKSLDLVRWICKKGGTVRAHYFTPLPGTPYESAVPTEVSDRVRRELGKLALSGKLTGYWENHSKPEKKVKLRR; via the coding sequence ATGGACATACACTTCCGGTACAACAAGAAGAATTCTTACAGCTTTGCAGTCCTTTCTCCTTTACTGCCGGAAGCCGATTTTGTAGACAAGCCTGTAAACGGAATAATGATCTACAGTTTTACAACACGCCAGGCAGCAAAAGTTTTCATGGAAGTGAAAAATGCAGGCACGAATTCAATTTTCATCGCAGGAGGTCCTCACCCATCAGGGGCTCCGGAAGAGACGCTTGAATATTTTGACTATGTTGTGATTGGGGAAGGAGAGGAAACCCTTCCAGAACTTATAAAAGTAATCCAGGAAAGAAAAAATCCGGGAGAAGTACCTGGCATTGCGTACAGAGATAGAGAAACGGGTTCAGTTGTTATAACTCCGAAAAGAGCTTATGCAAATCTTGATTCTTACCCCTGTTTCGACCCTGCGAAACTTCTGGCTCCGATTGAAATTAGCAGGGGATGCCCCTGGGGTTGCAAGTACTGCCAGACTCCCAGGCTTTTCGGAAGAGAAGTAAGGCACAGAAGCATAGATTCCATTGTAAAAAACGCAAGGCATTATAGTGACCTCCGCTTTATAGCTTCCAATGCTTTTGGCTACGGAAGTGATGGGATCCATCCAAGGTTTGATAAGGTGGAGAAATTACTCTCGACACTTTATAAACTTCCTGATAAGAAAATCTTTTTCGGGACGTTCCCTTCTGAGGTGCGTCCGGAATTTGTGACTGATGAGTCGGTTGAACTTGTGAGGACGTACTGCGCAAACAATACACTTAGCCTTGGGGCTCAGTCCGGCAGTGACCGAATTCTAAAAGAGATTCGAAGAGGACATACCGTGGATGACAGCATTTCAGCAGTTGAGTGCTGCCTGGAGCATGAAATTATCCCTGCAGTTGATTTTATCTTCGGCCTTCCCACTGAGACCGAAGAAGATCAGGAAAAAAGCCTTGACCTTGTCCGCTGGATCTGTAAGAAAGGAGGCACGGTAAGAGCCCATTACTTTACCCCTCTGCCAGGAACTCCATATGAGTCGGCTGTTCCGACAGAGGTTAGCGACCGTGTAAGGCGAGAACTCGGAAAACTTGCCCTCAGCGGCAAACTCACAGGATACTGGGAAAACCATTCAAAGCCTGAAAAAAAGGTCAAATTAAGGAGATAA
- the glmM gene encoding phosphoglucosamine mutase, which yields MALFGTNGVRGIANEYINPELAVNLARSLGTYMESKGTVAIGCDTRISGQMLKSAAIAGALSTGLNVIDVGTLPTPSIQLYVRDFADAGIVITASHNPREYNGIKLIAGDGTEFPRDGEKEIEKIYYSGKYSIVSWEKTGNFRTDPGANDYYIRNIINSVDAETIRSRRLKVVIDTGCGAGSLTLPLLLRELGCNVLTLGAQPDGTFPWRNPEPTPDALTELSKLVKMTGADLGAAHDGDADRIVFIDENGEFLNEEVLLAMMAKYILECEKGPLVTPVSSSQRMADVAKEASVELYWTAVGSINVARKMMEVGAVFGGEGNGGLIFPKHQYCRDGAMTCAKILEILAKGNKLSELAKSVPQYFNAKTKIPSVNTQTTMEIVKKEASGLGYKMDTIDGVKIWYEDGWVLIRPSGTEPIFRIFAEAKKQERAEELMQEGLQMVIRAEKASAPK from the coding sequence ATGGCATTATTTGGAACTAACGGTGTACGTGGTATCGCCAACGAATATATAAATCCAGAACTGGCAGTCAATTTAGCTAGAAGTCTTGGTACGTATATGGAATCGAAAGGCACAGTTGCTATAGGCTGTGATACCCGGATTTCGGGGCAGATGCTGAAATCCGCTGCAATTGCCGGGGCTCTTTCAACAGGTTTGAACGTAATTGATGTGGGAACATTACCTACTCCTTCTATTCAGCTTTATGTGCGCGACTTTGCCGATGCAGGGATTGTTATTACCGCCTCCCACAACCCAAGAGAATATAATGGAATTAAATTAATAGCCGGAGATGGCACGGAATTTCCCAGGGATGGGGAAAAAGAAATTGAAAAGATTTACTATTCAGGGAAATATTCCATTGTATCCTGGGAAAAGACTGGCAATTTCAGAACTGATCCTGGAGCCAATGATTATTATATCAGAAACATTATCAACTCGGTAGATGCCGAAACCATCCGTAGCCGCAGGTTAAAGGTAGTTATTGATACCGGCTGCGGAGCCGGCTCGCTAACTCTTCCTCTCCTGCTCAGGGAACTGGGGTGCAATGTGCTGACTCTTGGAGCTCAACCCGATGGGACTTTCCCTTGGAGAAATCCTGAACCTACTCCCGATGCTTTAACTGAACTCTCCAAGCTTGTGAAGATGACTGGAGCCGATTTAGGAGCTGCCCATGATGGGGATGCGGATAGAATAGTCTTCATAGATGAGAACGGCGAATTTCTAAATGAGGAAGTTTTGCTTGCTATGATGGCAAAATATATTCTTGAATGTGAAAAAGGTCCTTTAGTAACTCCTGTTAGCTCTTCACAACGCATGGCTGACGTAGCAAAAGAAGCAAGTGTTGAACTTTACTGGACAGCGGTCGGCTCAATCAATGTCGCCCGAAAAATGATGGAAGTAGGCGCGGTTTTCGGAGGTGAAGGCAATGGAGGTCTTATTTTCCCCAAACATCAATATTGCAGGGACGGTGCAATGACCTGTGCCAAAATCCTTGAAATTCTGGCAAAAGGAAACAAGCTTTCCGAACTTGCTAAAAGTGTGCCTCAGTATTTTAATGCAAAAACCAAAATTCCCTCTGTAAATACCCAGACTACGATGGAGATAGTTAAGAAAGAGGCTTCTGGTCTTGGATATAAGATGGACACTATCGATGGAGTCAAAATCTGGTACGAAGACGGCTGGGTTCTTATCCGCCCCTCAGGTACGGAACCGATTTTCCGAATCTTTGCCGAAGCAAAAAAGCAGGAAAGAGCCGAGGAACTCATGCAAGAAGGCTTGCAAATGGTTATAAGAGCGGAAAAAGCTTCAGCCCCCAAATAA
- the larE gene encoding ATP-dependent sacrificial sulfur transferase LarE → MVTEKIELIKEAIKARGSAVVAFSGGVDSTTLAALAFEALGEKAVAVTIDSPLFPRRQLETAVKTACEIGIEHKILTFSQLSLPYFSANTLNRCYFCKKALLETLLDFAEKAGYNVVLEGTNSSELQGEYRPGYRAVQEAGDKVFSPFMEFDVTKEQIREIASKLSLSAASRPSAACLATRFPYGQPITVESLQRIERAEDFLYSLGFSQFRVRMHEYLARIEVIQEEFEDVLRKREKIVRRLKSLGFDYITLDLEGFRSGSMDEPYIREKEIIRH, encoded by the coding sequence ATGGTTACTGAAAAGATTGAACTGATAAAGGAGGCTATAAAAGCCAGAGGAAGTGCAGTTGTTGCATTCTCAGGGGGAGTAGATAGTACAACTCTTGCAGCCCTTGCTTTTGAAGCCCTTGGGGAAAAAGCAGTCGCTGTGACCATAGATTCCCCACTCTTTCCAAGGAGACAGCTTGAAACAGCTGTCAAGACTGCCTGTGAAATCGGAATTGAGCATAAAATTCTTACTTTCTCTCAGCTGAGCCTTCCTTATTTTTCAGCAAATACATTAAACAGGTGCTATTTCTGTAAAAAAGCCCTGCTTGAAACCCTTCTGGATTTCGCGGAAAAAGCGGGATACAACGTTGTGCTTGAAGGCACAAATTCCTCCGAACTGCAGGGAGAATACCGCCCTGGCTACAGGGCAGTACAGGAAGCGGGAGATAAGGTTTTTTCTCCTTTTATGGAATTTGATGTAACAAAAGAACAAATCAGGGAGATTGCATCAAAGCTTTCTCTTTCAGCAGCCAGCCGACCTTCTGCAGCCTGCCTTGCTACACGTTTTCCTTACGGGCAGCCGATAACTGTCGAATCACTTCAGAGAATCGAAAGAGCCGAAGATTTTCTCTATTCCCTGGGTTTTTCCCAGTTCAGGGTCAGGATGCATGAATACCTTGCCCGGATTGAGGTAATTCAGGAGGAATTTGAGGATGTTCTGCGGAAAAGAGAAAAAATTGTGCGTCGTTTAAAATCCCTGGGCTTTGACTACATTAC